In one Lachnospiraceae bacterium GAM79 genomic region, the following are encoded:
- a CDS encoding sensor histidine kinase → MRIWEYIKDKAGILIGYLLFIAIMLIAFRAMRTPGELTVIFLVLTVLLLVTVILTDYIKRRHFYNSLYAHMERLDQKYLVMDTLEEPGFYEGKLVYEALYEINKSMTEHVKEYRQSVDDFKDFIEIWVHEIKLPIASLVLMCHNNQDKIPKKYEDQVNRLDAYADQVLYYVRAEHASKDYRFDSVRIKSVVNKVALKNKDMLLESDICLDVHDVDVSVTTDAKWLEFMINQIMSNSIKYIKPDEDRQIRIWTTKAGDDITLHIRDNGIGISEADLPRVCEKSFTGENGRRFAKSTGMGLYIVKGLCDQLGHHLTITSKENIGTDVAVTFGGNDYYLVDE, encoded by the coding sequence ATGAGAATTTGGGAATATATAAAAGATAAAGCGGGTATTCTGATCGGTTATCTGTTATTTATAGCGATTATGTTAATTGCTTTTCGTGCGATGCGGACACCAGGGGAGTTGACGGTGATCTTTCTTGTGCTGACAGTTTTGCTTCTGGTAACTGTCATATTAACAGACTATATAAAACGCAGACATTTCTATAATTCCCTTTATGCACATATGGAGCGGTTGGATCAGAAATATCTGGTCATGGATACGTTAGAGGAGCCGGGTTTCTATGAGGGAAAGCTGGTCTATGAGGCGTTATATGAGATCAACAAATCCATGACAGAGCATGTGAAGGAGTACCGGCAGAGTGTGGATGATTTCAAGGATTTTATCGAGATATGGGTGCATGAGATCAAACTGCCGATCGCAAGTCTGGTATTGATGTGCCACAATAATCAGGATAAGATACCGAAGAAATACGAAGATCAGGTGAACCGTCTGGATGCATATGCCGATCAGGTGCTGTATTATGTCCGGGCAGAGCATGCGAGCAAAGATTATCGGTTTGATTCAGTGCGAATCAAGTCGGTTGTGAATAAAGTGGCGTTGAAGAATAAAGATATGTTGCTGGAGAGTGACATTTGTCTGGATGTGCATGACGTTGATGTCAGCGTTACGACAGATGCCAAATGGCTGGAATTCATGATAAACCAGATCATGAGCAACAGCATCAAATATATAAAGCCGGATGAGGATCGGCAGATCCGGATCTGGACGACAAAAGCAGGCGACGATATCACACTCCATATCAGAGATAATGGAATCGGAATTTCCGAAGCAGACCTTCCTCGCGTTTGCGAAAAATCGTTCACCGGTGAGAACGGACGTCGTTTTGCCAAGTCAACAGGTATGGGCTTATATATCGTAAAAGGTCTGTGCGACCAGCTAGGACACCATCTTACCATCACTTCCAAAGAAAATATCGGAACAGACGTCGCTGTAACCTTTGGCGGAAACGACTATTATCTGGTGGATGAATAA
- a CDS encoding PAS domain-containing protein: MFSAKLSDWFETFANSDELHPDDRQAFLQKTALQNLKKNINGTGKSYSIIYRRKYGEEYKDTMMEILAAEDYTDDSQVCYLCVRCLG, translated from the coding sequence GTGTTTTCGGCAAAGCTTTCAGACTGGTTTGAGACATTTGCAAATTCAGATGAATTGCATCCGGATGACAGACAGGCATTTTTGCAGAAGACTGCACTTCAAAATCTAAAAAAGAATATCAATGGCACCGGAAAGTCATACAGCATCATATACAGGAGAAAATATGGCGAAGAGTATAAGGATACAATGATGGAGATCCTGGCTGCGGAAGACTATACGGATGATAGTCAGGTATGTTACCTCTGTGTAAGATGTCTTGGTTAG
- a CDS encoding ATP-binding cassette domain-containing protein, whose translation MAIIQIEHVSKTFQTKDGTIDALKDVSLNIEAGDIYGIIGMSGAGKSTLVRCINHIEVPTSGTVVVQDKELGGLSDKELRKQREHIGMIFQHFNLLMQKSVLDNVCFPLFIQGKSKAEARKKAYELLEIVGLRDRAKAYPSQLSGGQKQRVAIARALASDPQILLCDEATSALDPQTTSSILELLKDINQRFGITIVVITHQMAVVREICNQVAIMKDGQVVEHGRTIDIFNHPKSEVARELLQKDEGNATEPKTLKTADRIKNGTRIRIVYTENSAFEPVIANMILTFKEPVNILKAATKNVGGVAKGEMILELPKGSTNVAAMEKYLKERGLELEELSDNVNGGEEHVDGTN comes from the coding sequence ATGGCAATTATTCAGATCGAGCATGTGTCGAAGACGTTTCAGACCAAAGACGGAACGATCGATGCTTTAAAGGATGTATCACTGAATATTGAAGCTGGCGACATTTATGGAATCATCGGAATGTCCGGTGCAGGAAAAAGTACCCTGGTACGATGTATCAATCATATAGAAGTACCGACATCGGGAACGGTCGTGGTACAGGATAAGGAGCTTGGTGGTCTGTCAGATAAAGAGCTTCGTAAACAGAGAGAACATATCGGTATGATCTTCCAGCATTTTAATCTGCTGATGCAGAAATCGGTTCTTGATAATGTATGTTTTCCACTGTTCATTCAGGGAAAATCAAAGGCAGAGGCGAGAAAAAAGGCATATGAGCTGTTAGAGATCGTTGGTTTGCGGGATCGTGCAAAAGCATATCCTTCACAGTTGTCCGGTGGACAGAAGCAGAGAGTTGCGATTGCAAGAGCACTTGCATCCGATCCGCAGATCCTGCTTTGTGATGAGGCAACCAGTGCACTTGATCCACAGACGACATCATCGATTCTGGAATTGTTAAAGGACATTAACCAGAGATTTGGAATCACGATCGTTGTTATCACTCACCAGATGGCGGTTGTCCGAGAAATCTGTAATCAGGTAGCGATCATGAAGGATGGTCAGGTCGTTGAGCATGGTAGAACGATTGATATCTTTAATCATCCAAAGTCCGAAGTAGCCAGAGAGCTGTTACAGAAGGATGAAGGAAATGCTACAGAGCCGAAGACGTTAAAAACGGCTGACCGCATAAAGAATGGAACCAGAATCCGAATTGTATACACGGAGAATTCAGCATTTGAACCGGTAATTGCAAATATGATCCTGACATTTAAGGAGCCGGTCAATATCTTAAAAGCAGCGACAAAGAATGTCGGAGGAGTGGCGAAGGGTGAAATGATACTTGAGCTTCCGAAGGGTTCGACAAATGTTGCAGCGATGGAAAAGTACCTGAAAGAACGGGGATTGGAGCTTGAAGAATTAAGTGACAATGTGAATGGAGGTGAGGAACATGTGGACGGAACAAATTAG
- a CDS encoding MetQ/NlpA family ABC transporter substrate-binding protein encodes MKKTFKKLLALTLTGVLVAGALSGCGKKEDKDSKTDSKTITIAASATPHAEILEYAKTALKEKGYDLQVTVFDDYVKPNEVVESGEFDANYFQHVPYLESFNEEKGTHLVVAGKIHYEPFGIYPGTKKSLDEIADGDSIAVPNDTTNEARALLLLQDNGIIKLKDGAGINATVNDIEENPHNVEIVELEAAQVARVVNETAYVVLNGNYALAAGFSVGKDALAYEQNDSEAAKTYVNVIAVKEGNENNEAIKALVDVLKSDDVKNYIKETYDGAVLPYEE; translated from the coding sequence ATGAAAAAGACATTTAAGAAATTATTAGCACTTACATTAACAGGCGTATTAGTAGCAGGAGCCCTTTCAGGCTGCGGCAAGAAAGAAGATAAAGACAGCAAAACAGATTCAAAGACAATTACGATTGCAGCATCTGCAACACCACATGCTGAGATTCTCGAGTATGCAAAGACAGCATTAAAGGAAAAAGGATATGATCTTCAGGTTACAGTATTTGATGATTATGTAAAGCCAAATGAGGTTGTAGAAAGCGGCGAGTTCGATGCAAACTACTTCCAGCATGTTCCATACCTTGAGAGCTTCAATGAAGAAAAAGGTACACACCTTGTAGTTGCCGGCAAGATCCACTATGAGCCATTCGGTATCTATCCGGGTACAAAGAAAAGTTTAGACGAGATCGCTGACGGTGATTCTATTGCAGTTCCGAATGATACAACAAATGAAGCAAGAGCCCTTCTGTTATTACAGGACAACGGAATCATCAAGTTAAAGGATGGCGCAGGTATCAATGCAACTGTTAATGATATCGAAGAAAACCCACACAATGTAGAAATCGTTGAACTTGAGGCAGCACAGGTTGCCAGAGTTGTAAACGAGACAGCGTATGTCGTTTTAAATGGTAACTATGCACTTGCAGCAGGCTTCTCAGTAGGAAAAGATGCTCTTGCATATGAGCAGAATGATTCAGAAGCAGCTAAGACCTATGTAAACGTTATCGCTGTTAAGGAAGGCAACGAAAACAACGAAGCAATCAAGGCACTCGTTGACGTATTAAAGTCTGACGACGTAAAGAACTACATCAAAGAAACTTACGATGGAGCAGTTCTTCCTTACGAGGAATAA
- a CDS encoding ABC transporter ATP-binding protein codes for METILKIENIEKYYGNKSNITKAIDNISFSVEKGEYVAIMGASGSGKTTLLNCISTIDRVSSGHIYVGRDDITKLRGNQLNRFRREELGFIFQDFNLLDTLTAYENIALALSIQNTPAKKIDEKIKKIAKELAIEEVLNKYPYQMSGGQKQRVASARAIITNPKLILADEPTGALDSKSAKLLLESLKHLNEELSATILMVTHDSFTASYAGRILFIKDGKVFHELRRGADSRKEFFNKIIDVVTLLGGDLNDAI; via the coding sequence GTGGAAACAATTTTAAAGATTGAGAATATCGAAAAGTATTACGGCAACAAATCTAACATTACAAAAGCCATTGATAACATTTCATTTAGTGTAGAAAAAGGTGAGTACGTTGCGATCATGGGAGCATCCGGAAGTGGAAAGACGACACTGCTTAACTGCATTTCCACCATAGACCGTGTCAGCAGCGGTCATATCTATGTAGGAAGAGATGATATCACAAAGCTTCGCGGCAACCAGTTGAACCGCTTCCGCCGGGAAGAACTGGGATTTATCTTTCAGGATTTCAATCTGTTAGATACACTGACAGCATATGAGAACATTGCACTGGCGTTATCGATACAGAACACTCCTGCAAAGAAGATTGATGAAAAGATAAAGAAGATCGCAAAGGAGCTTGCGATCGAAGAAGTCCTGAATAAATATCCATATCAGATGTCCGGTGGTCAGAAACAGAGAGTGGCATCTGCGAGAGCGATCATTACGAACCCGAAGCTGATCCTTGCCGATGAACCGACCGGAGCACTGGATTCCAAATCCGCAAAGCTGTTGCTTGAAAGTCTGAAACATCTGAATGAAGAACTGTCAGCTACGATTCTGATGGTAACACATGATTCCTTTACCGCAAGTTATGCCGGTCGCATCCTGTTCATCAAGGACGGTAAAGTATTCCATGAACTTCGCCGTGGAGCAGACAGCCGAAAAGAATTCTTCAACAAGATCATAGATGTCGTAACTTTGCTTGGAGGTGACTTAAATGACGCTATTTAA
- a CDS encoding response regulator transcription factor: MKKIFIVEDDKSICMELVEILENEGYAASYLTDFEHSKEEILAAGADLILMDINIPGINGRNLLKEIRKESDIPVIMVTSRTSEMDEVLSMSYGADDYITKPYNPTILLLRIAAVLKRMEGSQNAASYRGAEVNFSKGTIRLGEKEQVLTKNEMIIFQRLLSSKDKIVSRDEIMTDLWDNEEYVNDNALTVNISRLRTKLAELGLPDAIETRKKQGYRLI; encoded by the coding sequence ATGAAAAAGATTTTTATTGTGGAAGATGATAAGAGCATATGCATGGAGCTTGTTGAGATTTTGGAGAACGAAGGCTATGCAGCATCCTATCTGACTGATTTTGAACATTCAAAAGAAGAGATTCTGGCAGCAGGTGCAGATCTTATTTTGATGGATATTAATATTCCGGGCATAAATGGCAGAAATCTGTTAAAGGAGATCCGGAAGGAATCGGATATCCCGGTTATCATGGTAACTAGTCGTACATCAGAGATGGACGAGGTTCTGTCGATGAGCTATGGGGCAGATGATTATATCACGAAGCCGTATAATCCGACGATCCTGTTGCTGCGGATCGCAGCAGTGCTGAAACGGATGGAGGGAAGCCAGAATGCAGCATCCTATCGTGGAGCAGAGGTGAATTTCAGCAAAGGGACAATCCGGCTTGGTGAGAAAGAACAGGTTCTGACGAAGAATGAGATGATCATTTTCCAACGGTTGTTAAGCAGTAAGGACAAGATCGTATCCAGAGATGAGATCATGACAGATCTCTGGGATAATGAAGAATATGTAAATGATAATGCACTTACGGTTAATATCAGCAGGCTTCGGACAAAGCTTGCGGAGCTTGGACTGCCGGATGCGATCGAGACAAGAAAGAAACAGGGGTATCGTCTGATATGA
- a CDS encoding chromate transporter, protein MLFSLFINFFKIGLFTFGGGYAMIAQIREEVVAKRNWLTEDELIEVIAIAESTPGPLAINLATFVGYKQRGFRGSLAATLGVCIPSVIIIFVISLFFDAFIANKYVAYAFVGIKCAVAFLILTTGISMMKTLDRKKIPVLVFVVTFIIMVIGELLSKSVNAILLILAGGIIGIFCTSFKRIRKEDADK, encoded by the coding sequence ATGTTATTTTCTTTATTTATTAATTTTTTCAAAATCGGATTATTTACATTTGGAGGCGGTTATGCGATGATCGCACAGATCCGGGAAGAAGTAGTTGCAAAACGAAACTGGCTCACGGAAGACGAACTGATCGAAGTGATTGCGATCGCTGAATCAACACCCGGGCCGTTGGCGATCAACCTCGCTACTTTTGTTGGTTATAAACAAAGAGGCTTCCGCGGAAGTCTGGCAGCCACCCTCGGTGTCTGTATCCCATCCGTTATTATTATATTTGTCATTTCTCTGTTTTTTGATGCTTTCATTGCAAATAAATATGTAGCATATGCCTTCGTTGGCATTAAATGTGCCGTTGCTTTTCTGATCCTTACAACCGGAATCAGCATGATGAAAACACTCGACCGAAAAAAAATACCGGTTCTTGTATTTGTAGTTACTTTTATAATCATGGTGATCGGAGAACTGCTTTCCAAATCCGTTAATGCAATTCTTCTGATCCTCGCAGGCGGCATCATCGGAATTTTCTGTACCTCTTTTAAAAGGATCCGAAAGGAGGATGCAGATAAATGA
- a CDS encoding zinc dependent phospholipase C family protein produces the protein MKKRSHLFVTREIIEQVPQNKRKWLLLGSILPDILVHTYIKKHTWKSSFDNTVNRIQKLEEKGKNSRYSFLKLGYVLHYVEDFFTYAHNSIFEGGFSEHVAYESGFQKFLFGHGHVEQEETSRIGEMVHSVEEAVEYLKKKHALYMTEAGDNETDARYIRNASKTIGTFLVRAFAMNSLAAEEYVPAYALAPSYRK, from the coding sequence ATGAAAAAAAGAAGTCATTTATTTGTAACCAGAGAAATCATAGAACAGGTTCCACAGAACAAAAGGAAGTGGTTATTGTTAGGCAGTATTCTGCCGGATATATTGGTTCATACCTATATTAAGAAGCATACCTGGAAAAGTTCATTTGATAATACAGTGAACCGGATACAGAAGCTGGAAGAAAAGGGGAAGAACAGCAGATATTCTTTCCTGAAACTCGGATATGTACTTCATTATGTGGAGGATTTCTTCACATATGCGCATAACTCCATTTTTGAAGGCGGATTTTCTGAACATGTTGCATATGAAAGTGGATTTCAGAAGTTTTTATTTGGACATGGACATGTAGAACAGGAAGAAACGAGCCGGATCGGGGAAATGGTTCATTCCGTGGAGGAAGCGGTCGAGTATCTGAAGAAAAAACATGCACTGTATATGACGGAGGCCGGAGATAATGAAACGGATGCACGCTATATTCGGAATGCATCAAAAACCATCGGTACGTTTCTGGTACGGGCATTTGCCATGAACAGTTTGGCAGCAGAGGAGTATGTTCCGGCATACGCACTTGCTCCATCCTATCGAAAATAA
- a CDS encoding chromate transporter: MIYLTLFIEFFKVGLFSFGGGFGMIPLIQDAVIRHNWMSEDAFYNFIGVCESTPGPIAVNMATYVGSTQAGLPGGIVATLGVITPSFFIILLIAAVIKNLTKNTYVQGFLYGIKPVILALILATGINMLLKSTGYVSLSEYDVNIPAIIILCLLAGIYFFIRRKWKQKLSAISLILLSAVLGIVVSVIAEHIR, encoded by the coding sequence ATGATATATCTGACATTGTTTATTGAATTCTTTAAAGTAGGACTGTTCAGCTTCGGAGGCGGCTTCGGCATGATACCGCTGATCCAGGATGCTGTCATCCGCCATAACTGGATGAGTGAAGATGCCTTTTACAATTTTATCGGTGTCTGTGAATCTACACCGGGTCCGATCGCAGTCAACATGGCGACCTATGTCGGATCGACGCAGGCAGGACTTCCGGGCGGTATCGTCGCTACTCTCGGTGTCATCACGCCGTCCTTTTTCATTATATTATTAATTGCCGCAGTTATAAAAAATCTGACGAAAAATACCTACGTGCAGGGCTTTCTGTATGGCATCAAACCGGTTATCCTGGCCCTGATCCTTGCAACCGGAATCAACATGCTGTTAAAGTCTACCGGGTATGTCAGCTTATCCGAATATGATGTGAATATCCCTGCTATCATTATTCTGTGCCTGCTTGCAGGAATCTATTTCTTCATCCGGCGCAAATGGAAGCAGAAGCTGTCAGCGATCTCTCTGATCCTGCTTTCCGCGGTTCTGGGAATCGTGGTATCCGTGATTGCCGAACACATCAGATAA
- a CDS encoding ABC transporter permease translates to MTLFKLSLSNMKKSLKDYAIYFFTLVLGVAIFYIFNAIETQTAMMRISKDTREIVELMANIISGVSVFIAFVLGFLIIYASRFLMKRRNKEFGLYLLLGMGKWKVSKMLFIETLIIGLVSLGVGLLSGVGISQLTSLLVANMFEADMSSYNFVFSSSAFVKTCFYFAIIYVVVILFNTIAIGRCKLIDLFQSGRRSETVKMKNPWISVFVFLLSVAGLGYAYYQINSNTTELYMKDIYFCIGLGCVCTFLFFWSISGMLFRLVSSMKRVYYKGLNSFVIRQMSSRVNTNVLSISIICIMLFVTICVLTSALTIRNGLNEGLRRYATVDVNITRQVRSSDYDVEAGKGADEDAYYDPTWDKRDICDIYKEHGIDLRSMFSAYEDVYIYSLPDFTYGDTFSEQAKGEFLGDQPVYGMMDVMENVMTVSDYNRVAKLCGFETVSIKDDEYGVVANYKQMVKYRDMSLQAGTMIQVNGYELKPGMSKCQAGDVQISTQAINTGIIIVPDGVLTGVTPISESLLAIYNTTDTDKIMARNEHINLDDDPDVRLSLNTKENVKAASIGLGAIASFIGLYIGMIFLISGAAILALKELSESTDNVERYKMLRKLGVDQKMINHALFAQMGLFFLFPLALAVIHSIFGLKFSRQILSLMGTDDMGAAMLMTVVVLVVIYGGYFLITYFSGRKIISEQ, encoded by the coding sequence ATGACGCTATTTAAGTTATCCCTTAGTAATATGAAGAAAAGCCTGAAGGACTATGCAATCTATTTCTTCACTTTAGTTCTTGGCGTAGCAATCTTCTATATTTTTAATGCGATCGAGACACAGACGGCGATGATGAGGATCTCCAAAGATACCAGAGAAATTGTAGAGCTGATGGCAAATATCATTTCCGGTGTCAGCGTATTCATTGCATTTGTGCTTGGTTTCCTGATAATATATGCCAGCCGATTCCTGATGAAACGGCGTAACAAAGAATTTGGATTGTATCTGCTGCTTGGAATGGGCAAATGGAAGGTATCAAAGATGCTGTTTATCGAGACACTGATCATCGGTCTGGTTTCACTTGGTGTTGGGCTTCTTTCCGGTGTCGGAATTTCCCAGCTTACCAGTCTGTTAGTTGCAAATATGTTTGAAGCGGATATGTCTTCTTATAATTTTGTATTTTCAAGTTCCGCATTTGTAAAGACCTGTTTCTATTTTGCTATCATCTATGTGGTTGTGATTCTGTTTAATACGATCGCGATCGGACGCTGCAAATTGATCGACCTGTTCCAGAGTGGCAGAAGATCAGAGACTGTTAAGATGAAAAATCCGTGGATATCGGTATTCGTATTTCTCCTTTCCGTAGCAGGACTTGGATATGCATATTACCAGATCAATTCAAATACAACAGAGCTCTATATGAAAGATATCTATTTCTGTATCGGGCTTGGATGTGTCTGCACATTTTTGTTTTTCTGGTCGATTTCCGGTATGTTGTTCCGGTTAGTTTCTTCCATGAAACGTGTTTATTATAAAGGGCTGAATTCATTTGTCATCCGTCAGATGAGCAGTCGTGTAAATACAAATGTACTGTCAATCTCGATCATTTGTATTATGTTATTTGTTACGATCTGCGTGCTGACTTCGGCGCTTACGATCCGAAATGGTTTGAATGAGGGGTTAAGAAGGTATGCTACCGTTGATGTAAATATTACCAGACAGGTAAGAAGCTCCGATTATGATGTTGAAGCCGGTAAGGGTGCGGATGAGGATGCTTATTATGATCCGACATGGGATAAACGCGATATTTGCGATATATATAAGGAACATGGAATTGATTTGCGGTCTATGTTTTCAGCCTATGAAGATGTGTATATATACTCATTGCCGGATTTCACATACGGGGATACGTTCAGTGAGCAGGCGAAGGGTGAGTTCCTTGGTGACCAGCCGGTGTATGGTATGATGGATGTTATGGAAAATGTCATGACAGTGTCCGATTATAATCGTGTGGCAAAGCTGTGTGGTTTTGAAACTGTGTCGATCAAAGATGATGAATACGGAGTTGTGGCAAATTACAAGCAGATGGTGAAATACAGAGATATGTCATTGCAGGCTGGTACGATGATTCAGGTAAATGGTTATGAACTGAAGCCGGGAATGAGCAAATGTCAGGCTGGTGATGTCCAGATCTCTACGCAGGCGATTAATACTGGTATCATTATTGTGCCGGATGGGGTGCTTACAGGAGTAACTCCAATCTCTGAAAGCTTGCTTGCAATCTATAATACGACCGATACGGATAAGATCATGGCGAGAAATGAACATATCAATCTGGATGATGACCCGGATGTCAGGCTGAGTCTGAATACGAAAGAAAATGTAAAAGCTGCCAGTATCGGACTTGGCGCGATCGCATCCTTTATCGGCTTATATATTGGAATGATCTTCCTGATCTCCGGTGCAGCGATCCTTGCATTAAAGGAATTGTCAGAAAGCACCGATAATGTGGAACGATATAAGATGCTTCGAAAGTTGGGTGTGGATCAGAAGATGATCAATCATGCGTTATTTGCACAGATGGGTCTGTTCTTCCTGTTTCCGCTTGCACTTGCAGTCATTCATTCAATATTTGGATTGAAATTCAGCAGACAGATCCTTTCACTGATGGGAACCGATGACATGGGAGCAGCCATGCTTATGACCGTTGTTGTTCTGGTTGTGATCTATGGCGGATATTTCCTGATCACCTATTTCAGTGGCAGAAAGATCATCAGTGAACAGTAG
- a CDS encoding ABC transporter permease, whose translation MWTEQIREMILNGILETLYMTVVSTLFGYVFGLPMGVLLCISDKDGLKPHPVLYKILDFIANIVRSVPFLILLILLIPFTRFLLGKSYGSTATIVPLTVAAIPFIARMVESSLKEVDNGVVEAARAMGAGTMRIILRVLLVEARTSLITGATIAIGTILGYSAMAGAVGGGGLGDIAVRYGYYRYQTDIMIVTVILLIVIVQIFQSVGMLIANRLDRRKS comes from the coding sequence ATGTGGACGGAACAAATTAGAGAAATGATCTTAAATGGTATCTTAGAGACACTTTATATGACAGTTGTTTCTACATTGTTTGGATATGTATTCGGACTTCCGATGGGCGTGCTCCTCTGTATCAGCGATAAAGACGGACTGAAACCGCATCCGGTTTTGTATAAAATTCTTGATTTTATCGCAAATATCGTTCGAAGCGTACCATTCCTGATCCTGTTGATCTTATTGATCCCATTTACCAGATTTCTTCTTGGTAAGAGTTACGGATCGACAGCAACGATCGTACCGCTTACGGTAGCAGCTATTCCGTTTATCGCAAGAATGGTAGAGTCATCCTTGAAGGAAGTTGACAACGGAGTTGTTGAGGCTGCCCGTGCGATGGGTGCGGGAACGATGAGGATCATCCTTCGTGTGCTCCTTGTAGAAGCAAGAACATCGCTGATCACCGGAGCAACGATCGCGATCGGAACCATCCTTGGTTATTCTGCGATGGCAGGTGCAGTTGGAGGTGGTGGACTTGGTGATATCGCAGTCCGCTATGGATATTACAGATACCAGACAGATATCATGATCGTGACAGTTATCTTACTGATCGTGATCGTTCAGATCTTCCAGTCAGTCGGAATGCTGATCGCAAACCGATTAGACCGGAGAAAATCATAA
- the trpS gene encoding tryptophan--tRNA ligase has product MSRIILTGDRPTGRLHVGHYVGSLSERVKLQNSGNYDEIYIMIADAQALTDNAEHPEKVRQNIIQVALDYLACGIDPEKSTIFIQSMVPELTELSFYYMNLVTVSRVQRNPTVKSEIKMRNFEASIPVGFFCYPISQAADITAFRATEVPVGEDQLPMLEQCKEIVHKFNSVYGETLTDPEIVLPSNKACLRLPGIDGKAKMSKSLGNCIYLSDEADEVKKKVMSMYTDPNHIRVEDPGQIEGNSVFTYLDAFCRPEHFEQFLPDYKNLDELKEHYSRGGLGDVKVKKFLNNVLQAELTPIRERRKMWESRIPDVLDILKAGSEAAQKKAAATLHDVRSAMKINYFDADGLENDYK; this is encoded by the coding sequence ATGAGTAGAATTATTTTAACCGGTGACCGCCCTACAGGACGACTTCACGTTGGACATTATGTTGGTTCCCTTTCTGAGCGTGTAAAGCTTCAGAATTCAGGAAACTATGACGAGATATATATAATGATTGCAGATGCACAGGCACTTACAGATAATGCCGAGCATCCGGAGAAGGTAAGACAGAACATTATCCAGGTTGCACTTGATTATCTGGCATGTGGGATCGATCCTGAGAAATCAACGATCTTCATTCAGTCCATGGTTCCGGAACTGACAGAATTATCTTTCTATTATATGAATCTCGTTACAGTATCTCGTGTACAGAGAAATCCTACTGTAAAATCCGAGATCAAGATGCGTAATTTTGAAGCAAGTATTCCGGTTGGATTCTTCTGCTATCCGATCAGTCAGGCAGCAGATATCACGGCTTTCCGTGCAACAGAAGTGCCGGTTGGTGAAGATCAGCTTCCTATGCTGGAACAGTGCAAGGAGATCGTTCACAAATTCAATTCCGTATATGGCGAAACTCTGACAGATCCTGAGATCGTATTACCGTCTAACAAAGCGTGTCTCAGACTTCCGGGTATTGATGGAAAAGCAAAGATGAGCAAATCTCTTGGCAACTGCATCTATCTTTCCGATGAAGCAGATGAAGTAAAGAAGAAGGTTATGTCCATGTATACAGATCCAAATCATATCCGTGTGGAGGATCCGGGACAGATCGAGGGAAATTCCGTATTTACATATCTGGATGCATTCTGTCGTCCGGAGCATTTTGAACAGTTCCTGCCGGATTATAAGAATCTGGATGAACTGAAGGAGCATTACAGCCGTGGTGGTCTTGGTGATGTTAAGGTGAAGAAGTTCCTGAACAATGTATTACAGGCAGAGCTTACACCGATCCGTGAACGTCGTAAGATGTGGGAGAGCCGTATTCCGGATGTTCTTGACATCTTAAAGGCAGGAAGCGAGGCTGCACAGAAGAAAGCAGCAGCAACTCTTCATGATGTACGTTCTGCTATGAAGATCAATTACTTTGATGCAGACGGGCTAGAGAATGATTATAAATAA